One Pseudodesulfovibrio cashew DNA window includes the following coding sequences:
- a CDS encoding rhodanese-like domain-containing protein produces the protein MKKVCLALLACAVLLAGCLGGEDKFVREVTKESEAVKLHGETVRGGYDLITVAQLKDLQDKKTDMVIVDTMPLEASYEKAHVPGAVQFLFPIPDMNAWDTNETAGKTQEDYVKLLGPDKNKLIVVYCGFVKCTRSHNGAVWAKKLGYTNVKRLPGGIFAWKGAGYTVETGS, from the coding sequence ATGAAAAAAGTCTGTCTGGCCCTGCTCGCCTGCGCCGTCCTGCTCGCCGGTTGCCTCGGCGGCGAGGACAAGTTCGTCCGCGAAGTGACCAAGGAAAGCGAAGCCGTCAAGCTGCACGGCGAAACCGTCCGGGGTGGCTACGATCTCATTACCGTGGCTCAGCTCAAGGATCTCCAGGACAAGAAAACCGACATGGTCATCGTCGATACCATGCCCCTGGAAGCCAGCTACGAAAAGGCCCACGTGCCCGGCGCGGTCCAGTTCCTCTTCCCCATCCCGGACATGAACGCCTGGGACACCAACGAGACCGCAGGAAAGACCCAGGAGGACTACGTCAAGCTCCTCGGTCCGGACAAGAACAAGCTCATTGTGGTCTATTGCGGTTTCGTCAAGTGCACCCGCTCCCACAACGGCGCGGTCTGGGCGAAGAAGCTCGGGTACACCAACGTCAAGCGGCTGCCCGGCGGCATCTTTGCCTGGAAGGGCGCGGGGTATACCGTGGAGACCGGCAGCTAG
- the chrA gene encoding chromate efflux transporter, with product MQQPTLAQIFIHFLRLGMTAFGGPAMVPYIRALAVDRKQWLGEESFRLGMAVTQVIPGATAMQMAAYVGLRSRGGPGALAAYAGFGLPAFLLMLVLTMLYVSTRDVPLLVAAFGGLQLVVVALVLHAAVNFSRRYLGSLGARLLACVAGAWFGLKGNPILALVVVCALSLFLLRKEGGNAFAGEGGRQPGRPLFAALVIALAFAVFLVLLALVMPEMATLGLVMAKIDCFAFGGGYVSLPIMLHEVVEARNWVTPAQFMDGLALGQVTPGPIVMTGAFVGYLLTGLAGAVVATISVFTPSLIFVCAVTPFADKLAASPLARRAFRGSLITLVGLMAAVAVRFGLDTSWGVPEVLLALGAFTALRLGTDILWVVLGGFLAGAILL from the coding sequence ATGCAGCAGCCGACCCTTGCCCAGATATTCATTCATTTTCTCCGCCTTGGCATGACCGCCTTCGGCGGCCCGGCCATGGTGCCGTATATCAGGGCGCTTGCGGTGGACAGGAAACAATGGCTGGGTGAGGAGTCCTTCCGCCTCGGCATGGCCGTGACCCAGGTCATCCCCGGCGCCACCGCCATGCAGATGGCCGCCTATGTGGGCCTGCGCAGCCGGGGCGGCCCGGGCGCGCTGGCCGCCTACGCCGGGTTCGGGCTTCCGGCCTTCCTGCTCATGCTCGTGCTGACCATGCTCTATGTCTCCACCCGGGACGTGCCCCTGCTGGTGGCCGCCTTTGGCGGACTGCAGCTGGTGGTCGTGGCCCTGGTGCTGCACGCGGCGGTCAACTTTTCTCGGCGGTATCTCGGCTCCCTGGGCGCCCGTCTGCTGGCCTGTGTGGCCGGAGCCTGGTTCGGGCTGAAGGGCAACCCCATCCTCGCCCTGGTGGTGGTCTGTGCCCTCTCCCTGTTTCTGCTTCGGAAGGAGGGCGGCAACGCCTTTGCCGGTGAAGGAGGAAGACAACCCGGCAGGCCGCTTTTCGCCGCCCTGGTAATTGCCTTGGCCTTTGCCGTCTTTCTGGTGCTCCTCGCCCTGGTGATGCCGGAAATGGCCACCCTGGGCCTGGTCATGGCCAAGATCGACTGCTTCGCCTTCGGCGGCGGTTACGTATCCCTGCCCATCATGCTTCATGAGGTCGTGGAGGCTCGTAACTGGGTGACTCCCGCCCAGTTCATGGACGGGCTGGCTCTGGGGCAGGTCACACCCGGCCCCATCGTCATGACCGGGGCCTTTGTGGGCTACCTGCTTACCGGATTGGCCGGGGCCGTGGTGGCCACGATCTCAGTGTTCACCCCCTCCCTCATCTTCGTCTGTGCGGTGACGCCCTTTGCGGACAAGCTGGCCGCTTCGCCGCTGGCTCGCCGTGCCTTCCGGGGCAGCCTGATCACCCTGGTGGGTCTCATGGCCGCCGTGGCCGTCCGGTTCGGGCTGGATACGTCGTGGGGCGTACCTGAAGTCCTGCTCGCCCTGGGAGCATTCACGGCTCTGCGCCTGGGCACCGACATCCTCTGGGTGGTTCTCGGCGGTTTCCTGGCCGGTGCCATCCTGCTCTAG
- a CDS encoding glycine zipper domain-containing protein, translated as MKRIIPLILILSLLGACQTTRPQQTAALGTLAGATLGALTFKNKISGAAIGAGAGMLVGYIVGNEMDRYDQAHLSDTLERTPSGQASTWTNPDTYAQYEAIPEPPRQYNDGRVERDVTLRARMPNGEMETVYAKAYRQPDGTWQLVQ; from the coding sequence ATGAAGCGCATTATTCCATTGATATTGATCCTGTCCCTGCTGGGCGCCTGCCAGACCACCCGTCCCCAGCAGACCGCCGCTCTCGGCACCCTGGCCGGTGCCACGCTGGGCGCGTTGACCTTCAAGAACAAGATTTCCGGCGCGGCCATCGGCGCGGGCGCGGGCATGCTCGTCGGCTACATCGTTGGTAATGAGATGGACCGCTACGACCAGGCCCATCTCTCGGACACGTTGGAAAGGACTCCTTCGGGACAGGCGTCCACCTGGACCAACCCGGACACGTATGCCCAGTATGAGGCCATTCCCGAGCCGCCCCGCCAGTACAACGACGGTCGGGTGGAGCGCGACGTGACCCTGCGCGCTCGCATGCCCAACGGCGAGATGGAGACTGTCTATGCCAAGGCCTACCGGCAGCCGGATGGCACCTGGCAGTTGGTGCAGTAG
- a CDS encoding Lrp/AsnC family transcriptional regulator, with product MKTELDQNDRKLVAALTRDGQMSPGKVADEIGVTAPTVRSRMKNLMKAGVLKIAGLVNPVEAKGLTVALVGISLHSHEQLGEKLDQIGSLPRVNWCAVVTGRYDIIVEIVCSDEIGDLYDFLDKDLSQVGGINSSESFVVMKSRRKWLCLPDAVLDEFNS from the coding sequence ATGAAAACCGAACTTGATCAAAACGACCGCAAGCTGGTGGCTGCACTGACCCGGGACGGGCAGATGTCCCCCGGCAAGGTGGCGGACGAGATCGGGGTCACCGCGCCCACGGTCCGTTCCCGCATGAAGAATCTCATGAAGGCCGGCGTGCTCAAAATTGCCGGGCTGGTCAACCCGGTGGAGGCCAAGGGGCTGACGGTAGCCCTGGTCGGCATCTCCCTCCACAGCCATGAGCAGCTCGGTGAAAAGCTGGATCAGATCGGCTCACTGCCCCGCGTCAACTGGTGCGCGGTGGTCACGGGCCGCTACGATATCATTGTCGAGATCGTCTGCTCGGACGAGATCGGCGACCTCTACGACTTTCTGGACAAGGATCTGTCCCAGGTGGGCGGGATCAACTCCAGCGAATCCTTTGTGGTCATGAAGTCCCGGCGCAAGTGGCTCTGTCTGCCCGACGCCGTGCTCGACGAATTCAACTCGTAA
- the ald gene encoding alanine dehydrogenase — MIIGIPKEIKTLENRVAMTPGAVESLVRQGNEVLVEAGAGVGSGLTDEEYVAAGAKMVSPADAWGAEMVIKVKEPLESEYKYLRSDLLLFTYLHLAAAESLTNALLEAGTTSVAYETVESADGTLPLLTPMSEVAGRMATQVGAHCLEKTQGGQGILLGGVPGVYPAEVLVLGGGVVGTNAARIAMGMGARVTILDLSHARLQYLDDVFQGRITTMMSTEPNIRDMVQKADLVIGGVLLHGAKAPKLITRDMLPLMKEGSVIVDVAVDQGGCVETTKATTHDNPTYVVDGVVHYGVANMPGAVPRTSTFALVNQTAPYALRLAAKGIDALKDDPGLALGLNTYKGKLTCPAVGEAFCIGSVTPGDVLS, encoded by the coding sequence ATGATTATCGGTATTCCCAAAGAGATCAAGACGCTTGAGAATCGGGTCGCCATGACCCCCGGTGCCGTGGAATCCCTGGTGCGCCAAGGCAACGAGGTGCTGGTCGAGGCCGGTGCCGGCGTGGGCAGCGGCCTCACCGACGAGGAGTACGTCGCCGCCGGGGCCAAGATGGTCTCCCCAGCCGATGCCTGGGGCGCGGAAATGGTCATCAAGGTCAAGGAACCGCTGGAGTCCGAGTACAAGTACCTGCGCAGCGACCTGCTTCTTTTCACCTACCTCCACCTGGCCGCCGCCGAGTCCCTGACCAACGCCCTGCTCGAAGCGGGCACCACGTCCGTTGCCTACGAGACCGTGGAGTCCGCCGACGGCACCTTGCCCCTGCTCACCCCCATGTCCGAAGTGGCCGGTCGCATGGCCACTCAGGTGGGTGCGCACTGCCTGGAAAAGACGCAGGGCGGCCAGGGCATCCTGCTCGGCGGCGTTCCCGGTGTGTACCCAGCTGAAGTGCTCGTCCTCGGCGGCGGCGTGGTCGGCACCAACGCCGCCCGCATCGCCATGGGCATGGGCGCGCGCGTGACCATCCTCGATCTCTCCCACGCCCGGCTCCAGTACCTGGATGACGTCTTCCAGGGCCGCATCACCACCATGATGTCCACCGAGCCCAACATCCGCGACATGGTCCAGAAGGCCGACCTGGTCATTGGCGGCGTCCTGCTGCACGGTGCCAAGGCCCCCAAGCTCATCACCCGCGACATGCTGCCGCTGATGAAGGAAGGCTCGGTCATCGTCGACGTGGCAGTGGACCAGGGCGGCTGCGTCGAGACCACCAAGGCCACCACCCACGACAACCCGACCTACGTGGTTGACGGCGTGGTCCACTACGGCGTTGCCAACATGCCCGGCGCGGTGCCCCGCACCTCCACCTTCGCCCTGGTCAACCAGACCGCTCCCTACGCCCTGCGGCTGGCCGCCAAGGGCATTGACGCCCTCAAGGACGACCCGGGGCTGGCTCTCGGACTGAACACGTACAAGGGCAAGCTGACCTGTCCCGCCGTCGGCGAGGCTTTCTGCATCGGCTCTGTCACCCCGGGCGACGTACTTTCGTAA
- a CDS encoding AI-2E family transporter — translation MLTSDKPYTLDRVVRLVLSAAAIVLAVWLLGYLSSALVPFVAALLLAYLLDPVTSFIERVVGNRGVAVFLSVAGLLALIVILFLTVVPMMADEFAHMGRVIKDLATDQGLAQRVRGYLPPDLWNWVRDFVRSQDIQSLFTSDGAMKVVQSLFDKAMPGIRGLLQGTANALAGVLGLAVILLYLVFMLADFGRIRSNWQNWLPKEYRQTVVEFAAEFEETMSRYFRGQVIIALLVGVLLSIGFLIIGLPLALVLGMLTGILNIAPYLGTLGVIIAMPLAALSSLEAGQTPWVGMGLALLVFAVVQAIQEVVLIPRIQGKSMGLSPWLILLALSVWGKLLGFLGLLIALPMTCLCLSYYRRLLARREAE, via the coding sequence ATGCTCACTTCCGACAAGCCGTACACCCTGGACCGCGTCGTCCGCCTGGTCCTCTCCGCAGCCGCCATCGTGCTCGCCGTTTGGCTCCTGGGCTATCTGTCCAGCGCCCTGGTGCCCTTTGTGGCGGCCTTGCTCCTGGCCTACCTGCTCGATCCGGTCACCAGCTTCATCGAGAGGGTGGTCGGCAATCGGGGCGTAGCCGTTTTTCTCTCTGTGGCGGGGCTTCTCGCCTTGATCGTCATCCTGTTCCTCACGGTAGTACCCATGATGGCCGACGAGTTCGCCCACATGGGCCGGGTGATCAAGGACTTGGCCACGGATCAGGGGCTGGCCCAGCGGGTACGCGGCTACCTGCCGCCCGATCTCTGGAACTGGGTGCGGGACTTCGTGCGCAGCCAGGACATCCAGTCCCTGTTTACCTCGGACGGGGCCATGAAAGTGGTGCAGTCCCTGTTCGACAAGGCCATGCCCGGCATCCGGGGCCTGCTCCAGGGCACAGCCAACGCCCTGGCCGGCGTGCTTGGTCTGGCCGTGATCCTGCTCTATCTGGTCTTCATGCTGGCTGATTTCGGGCGTATCCGGTCCAACTGGCAGAACTGGCTGCCCAAGGAGTACCGCCAGACCGTGGTGGAGTTCGCCGCCGAGTTCGAGGAGACCATGAGCCGCTATTTTCGGGGTCAGGTGATCATCGCCCTGCTGGTGGGCGTACTGCTCTCCATCGGCTTTCTGATCATCGGCCTGCCCCTGGCCCTGGTCTTGGGCATGCTCACGGGCATCCTGAACATCGCCCCTTATCTCGGCACGCTGGGCGTGATCATCGCCATGCCCCTGGCCGCCCTCAGCTCCCTGGAGGCGGGGCAGACCCCGTGGGTCGGCATGGGCCTCGCCCTGCTGGTCTTCGCCGTGGTCCAGGCAATTCAGGAGGTCGTGCTTATCCCGCGCATCCAGGGCAAGTCCATGGGCCTTTCTCCCTGGCTCATCCTCCTGGCACTGTCCGTCTGGGGCAAGCTGCTCGGCTTCCTCGGCCTGCTCATCGCTCTGCCCATGACCTGCCTCTGCCTTTCCTATTACAGGCGGCTGCTCGCCCGACGCGAAGCGGAGTAG
- a CDS encoding LysE family translocator has protein sequence MSPETYLAFLAATIVVLIIPGPTIMLVVSCSLTQGKKAALPLALGVGLGDLTAMTASLAGLGALLATSAALFTVLKWIGAAYLIYLGVKTWRAKPELDEAMARMQPESSRTHVFRAFAVTATNPKSIAFFCAFLPQFLNHGAPLTPQLLIMGITFVTLAVINAVLYALLAARARTAVANPRTMKLVNRAGGTALIGAGLLTAALRRA, from the coding sequence GTGTCGCCCGAAACCTACCTTGCCTTTCTGGCCGCCACCATTGTGGTGCTGATCATCCCCGGCCCGACCATCATGCTGGTGGTTTCCTGCTCCCTGACTCAGGGAAAGAAGGCGGCCCTGCCCCTGGCTCTGGGAGTCGGCCTCGGCGACCTGACCGCCATGACCGCCTCTCTGGCCGGTCTCGGCGCATTGCTCGCCACCTCGGCCGCGCTGTTCACGGTCCTCAAATGGATCGGCGCGGCCTACCTCATCTATCTCGGCGTCAAAACCTGGCGCGCCAAGCCGGAGCTGGACGAGGCCATGGCCCGCATGCAGCCGGAGTCCAGCCGGACCCATGTGTTCCGCGCCTTTGCCGTGACCGCCACCAACCCCAAATCCATCGCCTTCTTCTGCGCGTTCCTGCCGCAATTCCTCAACCATGGCGCGCCGCTCACGCCCCAACTGCTGATCATGGGTATCACCTTCGTGACTCTGGCCGTGATCAACGCCGTGCTCTACGCCCTGCTCGCCGCCAGGGCACGCACCGCCGTGGCCAACCCGCGAACCATGAAGCTCGTCAACCGCGCAGGCGGCACCGCCCTCATCGGGGCCGGGCTGCTCACGGCGGCACTGCGCCGGGCGTAG
- the rnhA gene encoding ribonuclease HI → MSNNVTIYTDGSCLGNPGPGGYGAVLVYGEYKGRDAENYKELSQGYKRTTNNRMELLAVITALETLTRPCSAQLWTDSKYVQQAITQNWLKNWLKNGWKTAAKKPVKNQDLWRRLVPLIEKHDVKFNWVKGHSGHMFNERVDDLARGAASGPGLLVDEGA, encoded by the coding sequence GTGAGCAATAACGTCACCATCTACACCGACGGCTCCTGCCTGGGCAATCCCGGCCCCGGCGGATACGGCGCGGTGCTCGTCTACGGCGAATACAAAGGCCGCGACGCGGAAAACTACAAGGAACTCTCCCAAGGCTATAAGCGGACCACCAACAACCGCATGGAATTGCTGGCCGTCATCACCGCCCTGGAAACCCTGACCCGCCCTTGCAGCGCACAGCTCTGGACCGACTCCAAGTACGTACAGCAGGCCATCACCCAGAACTGGCTCAAAAACTGGCTCAAGAACGGCTGGAAAACCGCCGCCAAGAAGCCGGTCAAGAACCAGGACCTTTGGCGCCGCCTTGTGCCGCTCATCGAGAAGCACGACGTCAAGTTCAACTGGGTCAAGGGGCACTCCGGGCATATGTTCAACGAGCGCGTTGATGATCTCGCCCGTGGCGCTGCCAGCGGCCCTGGCCTGCTCGTCGACGAAGGGGCGTAG
- a CDS encoding ABC transporter permease translates to MTPRLFTRITSMGLGAVLAFKLRSAFVILGVAFGIASLTLIVTAVDGANRKAMEIVDMFGPDAALVFGGNIMKRAVGMRVLTLSKEDAARVENSLPGAYQVLPMRAKGGEMVWLGHRSRRDVYIVGATHDYAKAWNWPLTEGRDITLEDEARGAKVAIMGDAPAREIFGDKSPVGQIIYIRKTPYQVVGKLAYRGFSGGRGEVDNRIIIPLSTLMQRYNLNRKYFRALRVKFLEPDYMDAHVANLRSLLRHQHHLGPTDDDDFTILTADEVLKFLAMFKGGLTIFLGVTATIAMLVGGFVLANLFSISVSDRAEEIGLKKAMGARNSAILLQFLVEACALTLLGGVLGLFLGLGLGQFLSRLDILTIQFSWKAFLMALAGSQAVGLIFGLSPARQAANLDPIQALKGEG, encoded by the coding sequence ATGACACCACGCCTGTTCACGCGCATCACCAGCATGGGGCTGGGGGCTGTCCTGGCCTTCAAGCTCCGCTCGGCGTTCGTGATTCTCGGCGTGGCCTTCGGCATCGCCAGCCTGACACTGATCGTCACCGCCGTAGACGGGGCCAACCGCAAGGCCATGGAGATCGTGGACATGTTCGGGCCGGACGCGGCGCTGGTCTTCGGCGGCAACATCATGAAGCGGGCCGTGGGCATGCGTGTGCTGACCCTGAGCAAGGAGGACGCGGCCCGAGTCGAGAACTCGCTGCCCGGCGCATACCAGGTCCTCCCTATGAGGGCAAAAGGCGGTGAAATGGTATGGCTCGGTCATCGCAGCCGTCGGGACGTCTACATAGTCGGGGCTACTCACGACTACGCCAAAGCGTGGAACTGGCCCCTTACGGAGGGCAGGGACATAACTCTTGAGGATGAGGCGCGGGGAGCCAAGGTAGCTATCATGGGAGACGCGCCAGCCAGGGAAATATTCGGTGACAAGTCACCCGTTGGCCAGATCATATACATCCGCAAGACGCCATACCAAGTAGTGGGTAAGCTCGCTTACCGAGGGTTCTCAGGAGGCCGTGGCGAGGTGGACAATCGCATTATCATCCCCCTGTCCACGCTCATGCAGCGCTACAACCTGAACCGCAAATATTTCCGGGCGCTGAGGGTCAAATTCCTGGAGCCGGACTACATGGACGCCCATGTGGCCAACCTGCGCTCGCTGCTCCGGCACCAGCATCACCTCGGCCCCACCGATGACGACGACTTCACCATTCTGACAGCGGACGAGGTGCTCAAATTTCTGGCCATGTTCAAGGGCGGACTGACCATCTTCCTGGGCGTGACCGCCACCATCGCCATGCTGGTGGGCGGCTTCGTGCTGGCCAATCTCTTCTCCATCTCGGTCAGCGACCGGGCCGAAGAGATCGGCCTGAAAAAGGCCATGGGAGCGAGGAATTCGGCAATCCTGCTCCAATTTCTGGTGGAGGCGTGCGCCCTGACCCTGCTCGGCGGCGTGCTCGGCCTGTTCCTGGGCCTCGGCCTGGGGCAGTTCCTGTCGCGGCTGGACATTCTGACCATCCAGTTCTCCTGGAAGGCCTTCCTGATGGCCCTGGCCGGTTCCCAGGCCGTAGGACTGATCTTCGGCCTCAGCCCTGCCCGGCAGGCCGCGAACCTCGACCCCATACAGGCGCTCAAAGGCGAAGGATAG
- a CDS encoding ABC transporter ATP-binding protein: MSAVISLTDITKTFARFDEQGDSGKDGGEAQGITVLKGITLDIAHNDFVALQGTSGSGKSTLLHIIGLLDRPTSGSYALLGHDTAGLDDDHQSDLRNQALGFVFQSFYLIPYATALENVILPGLYSGKPRVELQARAESLLEQVGLADRMHFRPSRLSGGQQQRVAMARAMLNEPDIVLADEPTGQLDSTTSAEIIKLFHRVHEAGTTIVLVTHDADVGREAGRIIKLHDGRIVEDIR, encoded by the coding sequence ATGTCCGCGGTCATCTCTCTCACGGACATCACCAAGACCTTCGCCCGGTTCGATGAACAGGGGGATAGCGGCAAGGACGGCGGCGAGGCGCAGGGCATCACCGTGCTCAAGGGCATCACCCTTGATATCGCCCACAACGACTTCGTGGCCCTCCAGGGCACCTCGGGCTCGGGAAAATCAACCCTGCTGCACATCATCGGCCTGCTCGACAGGCCCACCTCGGGCTCCTACGCCCTGCTCGGGCACGACACCGCCGGGCTAGACGACGACCACCAGTCCGACCTGCGCAACCAGGCCCTGGGTTTCGTGTTCCAGTCCTTCTACCTGATCCCCTACGCCACGGCCCTGGAGAACGTCATCCTGCCCGGCCTCTATTCCGGCAAGCCGCGCGTCGAGCTGCAGGCCCGCGCCGAATCCCTGCTGGAACAGGTGGGGCTGGCGGACCGCATGCATTTCCGGCCCTCCCGGCTGTCGGGCGGACAACAGCAGCGGGTGGCCATGGCCCGCGCTATGCTCAACGAGCCGGACATCGTCCTGGCAGACGAACCCACGGGACAGCTCGACTCCACCACCTCGGCGGAGATCATCAAGCTCTTCCACCGGGTGCACGAGGCGGGAACCACCATCGTCCTGGTTACCCACGACGCGGACGTGGGCCGGGAAGCGGGCCGGATCATCAAGCTCCACGACGGCAGGATTGTTGAGGACATACGGTAG
- a CDS encoding efflux RND transporter periplasmic adaptor subunit, which translates to MKKLLFIFIALLVTGGGVWYFAGGTTATKIKVLKTATIKRADVSRILEATGIVKAQVGAQVKIGARATGVLDSVPVKVGDAVRKGDLIAEIDSRELRARIAEARANLRLEEAKLTYMEKSLPRKRTLVQKKLEAQDSLDQAYQDTEMARYAVASSRAKLRTLEVQLSYTKIYSPIDGVVSQVAAQEGETIVSGLSVSNLITVLDPARLEMWIYIDETDVGRVSVGLPVRYTVDAYRDRVFKGTVARIYPEPEIRDNIVYYRALVRVTTDQAEYLRPEMTTQCKIIVETRKDVLAVPNKALKWVKDRQVIFVVDDPEKEPREVKPDLGLTGLDRSEILSGLKEGDTVATQLVLPGGKVKKKDK; encoded by the coding sequence ATGAAAAAACTGCTTTTCATATTCATAGCCCTGCTCGTGACCGGCGGCGGAGTCTGGTACTTCGCCGGAGGTACGACCGCCACGAAAATCAAGGTGCTGAAGACGGCGACCATCAAGCGCGCCGATGTGTCCAGGATTCTGGAGGCCACCGGCATCGTCAAGGCCCAGGTGGGCGCCCAGGTCAAGATCGGGGCGCGGGCCACGGGCGTGCTCGACTCCGTGCCGGTCAAGGTCGGGGACGCGGTAAGGAAGGGCGACCTCATCGCCGAGATCGACTCGCGCGAGCTGCGCGCCCGCATCGCCGAAGCCAGGGCCAACCTCCGCCTGGAGGAAGCCAAGCTGACCTACATGGAGAAAAGCCTGCCCAGGAAGCGCACCCTGGTCCAGAAGAAGCTCGAGGCCCAGGATTCCCTCGACCAGGCCTACCAGGACACCGAGATGGCCCGTTATGCCGTGGCCTCATCAAGAGCCAAGCTCAGGACCCTGGAGGTCCAGCTCTCCTACACGAAAATCTACTCGCCCATTGACGGCGTGGTATCCCAGGTGGCCGCACAGGAAGGCGAGACCATCGTCTCGGGCCTGTCCGTGTCCAACCTGATCACCGTGCTCGATCCGGCCCGGCTGGAGATGTGGATTTACATCGACGAGACCGACGTGGGCCGCGTCAGCGTGGGCCTGCCCGTACGCTACACCGTGGACGCCTACCGCGACCGGGTCTTCAAGGGCACCGTGGCGCGTATCTATCCCGAGCCGGAGATCCGCGACAACATCGTCTACTACCGCGCCCTGGTCCGGGTGACCACGGACCAGGCCGAGTACCTGCGCCCGGAAATGACCACCCAGTGCAAGATCATCGTGGAGACCAGAAAGGATGTGCTCGCCGTGCCCAACAAGGCCCTCAAGTGGGTCAAGGACCGGCAGGTGATCTTCGTGGTGGACGACCCTGAGAAGGAGCCCCGCGAAGTCAAGCCGGACCTCGGCCTGACCGGGCTGGACCGCAGCGAGATACTCTCCGGACTGAAAGAGGGCGATACGGTCGCGACCCAGCTCGTCCTTCCCGGCGGGAAAGTGAAAAAGAAGGATAAATAG
- a CDS encoding YkgJ family cysteine cluster protein, whose product MRTLNLFRGLFRRFRTLVLRREVEIVGQCRLCGNCCHGILLKDRGWLKRKRQFDKLCEREPAHTRFRITGKDHRGRLVFDCAMQGEDNLCTSYGERLPLCRNYPSKSLYYQGGWIGAECGFRFKSVTFRDVLLRRKQIRAPRFSDVLDQERERDLQQADKRTT is encoded by the coding sequence TTGCGCACGCTCAACCTGTTCCGGGGGCTGTTTCGCCGCTTCCGCACCCTCGTCTTGAGGCGGGAGGTGGAGATCGTGGGACAATGCCGCCTGTGCGGCAATTGCTGCCACGGCATCCTGCTCAAGGACAGGGGATGGCTCAAGCGCAAGCGGCAGTTCGACAAACTGTGCGAACGGGAACCGGCGCACACCCGGTTCCGCATCACGGGCAAAGACCACCGTGGACGGCTGGTATTCGATTGTGCCATGCAAGGCGAGGACAATCTCTGCACATCCTACGGAGAGCGACTCCCTTTATGTAGAAATTATCCGTCCAAATCGCTATATTACCAAGGCGGCTGGATCGGCGCGGAGTGCGGCTTCCGCTTCAAGAGCGTAACCTTCAGGGACGTCTTGTTGCGACGGAAACAGATCCGCGCGCCACGCTTTTCCGATGTGCTTGACCAGGAACGGGAAAGAGACCTGCAACAGGCTGACAAGCGGACAACATAA